The DNA region GTGGTCAGCGCGATCACCACCTGATCGTCGGTCGAGTCGTGCGATCCGTCGTTGTCTGCCGATCCGGAATCCTGTATCGTCCTCATGGCTCGTAATGTCTGCTCCTGAACCCCTGCGCGGATCCCGTCCCACGTCGCGTCGCGCGACCGGCGGGCAGGCCGTGTCGGCGATGCGCCGACGCCTGGTGCGGGGCGCGCTCGGGATCGTACTCGTGCTCGCCATCGTCGACGGCGTGTTCGGGGATCGCGGCGTGTTTGCCAACATGCAGCAGCGCGAGGTGCTGAGCACGCTGCAGACCTCCATCGACGACCTGCACGCGCAGAACGCCGCGCTCACCGACGACATCCGCCGA from Luteitalea sp. TBR-22 includes:
- a CDS encoding septum formation initiator family protein; protein product: MSAPEPLRGSRPTSRRATGGQAVSAMRRRLVRGALGIVLVLAIVDGVFGDRGVFANMQQREVLSTLQTSIDDLHAQNAALTDDIRRLREDESAVEELAREELGLIKDGELLIILRDTPEQAAPGSSTPPTAARR